Proteins from a genomic interval of Ciona intestinalis chromosome 9, KH, whole genome shotgun sequence:
- the LOC100178780 gene encoding ATP synthase-coupling factor 6, mitochondrial-like, with amino-acid sequence MASSSGVKLFSGVLKSFSSRQIYSRNFGASSIALGKLDPVQQIFVDQIKKYKDLSAKQGGGPVEVGPDYKQSKDDAIDRLSKMYNVGDPLKFPEFNFAEPDLEQQNISSLGDN; translated from the exons ATGGCATCTAGTTCTGGTGTTAAGCTTTTTTCGGGAGTCCTGAAATCATTTTCTTCACGTCAAATTTACTCAAGAAATTTCGGTGCTTCATCAATTGCATTGGGCAAGCTGGACCCCGTGCAACAAATCTTTGTTGACCAG aTCAAAAAGTACAAGGATTTAAGTGCCAAGCAAGGTGGTGGTCCAGTTGAAGTGGGTCCAGATTACAAACAAAGTAAAGACGATGCCATTGACCGATTGTCAAAGATGTACAATGTTGGTGATCCTCTGAAGTTTCCAGAGTTCAATTTTGCAGAGCCAGATCTTGAACAACAGAACATCAGTAGTTTAGGAGATAATTAg
- the LOC100180447 gene encoding rab11 family-interacting protein 3-like → MAGDGEQLRGVFELCNPDGDGYILTEYLAHNLAEQFNGKALDAIQEVLDPEREGRISFEQFCSAVNHLQGGNLKDQTQGRSEDEESVSDPENTYNEYDIPEDELVTEMENFEAFGESPKHLSPNRPYDARSDNFERHGSFRRSHRRAHSLTPGRMLPSVPLSYDKCEDTSSVSSEFEDLSEKVDSLKDHVSRLSEEKNIQLQYESMKRENERLNSRVMELEEKVQDLTDRAEEARLDATHKLEDLQSKLEREKELQLQVLQGRLDLKTSENDRLEIEVGQLKSMAKEAKRDQSKSLSKNEELTQQLVETNEEYRRLNQRFTLQQDKHDTEQQRLQEMLGCLQSQLESTQNEKEVLDEQVALLRTNPQSASLQAHVEDLRSENDKLKLTNEELNDQLAQNITDVRSLMNGDQSIARELSDASKDDLMEELKKQEQINNQLRDYLDRIILSVLERDPTILEIKS, encoded by the exons ATGGCTGGTGATGGAGAACAACTTAGAGGGGTGTTTGAGCTGTGTAATCCAGATGGTGATGGATATAtattaacagaatatttagCCCACAATCTAGCAGAACAGTTTAACGGTAAAGCGCTCGACGCAATACAGGAGGTCTTGGACCCTGAGAGGGAAGGAAGAATCTCTTTTGAGCAGTTCTGCTCAGCTGTCAATCACCTGCAGGGCGGGAACTTAAAAGACCAAACTCAGGGCAGATCTGAGGATGAGGAGTCTGTTTCCGATCCAGAGAACACATATAACGAATACGATATCCCAGAGGACGAGCTTGTTACAGAGATGGAGAATTTCGAGGCATTTGGAGAATCACCCAAACATTTAAGTCCGAATAGGCCGTATGATGCAAGGTCTGATAACTTTGAAAGGCATGGCAGTTTCAGAAGGTCACACAGAAGAGCTCACAGTCTTACTCCAGGAAGAATGTTGCCTTCCGTTCCACTATCTTATGATAAATGTGAAGACACATCTTCTGTGTCGTCTGAGTTTGAAGATCTGTCCGAGAAAGTAGACagtttaaaa GACCATGTTTCTCGGCTGTCAGAGGAGAAAAACATCCAGTTACAATACGAGTCAATGAAGCGTGAAAACGAGCGACTAAACAGTCGTGTGATGGAGTTGGAAGAAAAAGTTCAAGACCTCACAGATCGGGCAGAGGAGGCAAGATTGGATGCTACTCATAAGTTAGAGGATTTACAATCGAAACTGGAACGTGAAAAGGAACTTCAACTACAG GTTCTTCAAGGTCGGTTGGATTTAAAAACAAGTGAGAATGATCGACTTGAAATAGAAGTTGGTCAGTTGAAGAGCATGGCTAAGGAAGCCAAGAGAGATCAGTCAAAGTCACTCAGCAAGAACGAGGAACTTACACAACAGTTGGTTGAAACTAACGAAGAATACAGAAG GTTAAACCAGAGGTTCACATTACAACAAGATAAACATGACACTGAGCAACAACGACTGCAAGAAATGCTTGGTTGTCTACAAAGTCAACTCGAATCTACACAGAATGAAAAAGAAGTTTTAGATGAGCAGGTTGCCCTCTTAAGAACTAATCCCCAGTCTGCGAGCTTACAGGCTCATGTAGAGGACCTAAGGAGCGAGAATGATAAACTTAAGCTTACAAATGAAGAGCTGAATGATCAGCTTGCTCAGAACATCACTGATGTTCGATCCCTAATGAATGGGGATCAATCTATTGCTCGGGAATTATCTGATGCATCTAAAGATGATCTTATGGAAGAGCTGAAGAAACAGGAGCAGATAAATAACCAACTGCGGGACTATTTAGATCGCATAATCCTGAGCGTGCTAGAGCGCGACCCAACTATACTAGAGATTAAGTCTTAA
- the LOC100183502 gene encoding spermatogenesis-associated protein 24 isoform X2: MNEPENTEDLRRSGSSCSGASISSYSLVQSTMKDLFHVQQNTLERVRQTAERQKQNYVSKSEYEEVAFSLEHERLEHSKTKLILEQEGEKLKYAQNQIEILKEQMSKAAKEHDTIAKTLQSKSSRETKRCDYLLEKCSAADEELQRLNDCLSLKDNEISSLKQRLKSQKDNHKQTLADIDINKMQEMYMAKSLSDSLRKSKK; this comes from the coding sequence ATGAATGAACCAGAAAATACTGAAGATCTTCGGCGAAGTGGGAGTTCTTGTTCAGGGGCAAGCATCTCTTCGTATTCCTTGGTTCAAAGCACAATGAAAGATCTCTTCCATGTTCAACAGAACACATTGGAAAGGGTCCGGCAAACTGCAGAGCGACAGAAACAAAACTACGTCTCAAAATCTGAATATGAAGAAGTCGCATTTAGTTTAGAACATGAAAGATTGGAACACTCGAAAACCAAACTTATCTTGGAGCAAGAGGGAGAAAAACTGAAGTATGCACAGAATCAAATTGAGATCTTGAAGGAACAAATGAGCAAGGCAGCAAAAGAGCATGATACTATTGCTAAAACCCTGCAAAGTAAATCTTCAAGGGAGACCAAGAGATGTGATTATCTGTTGGAGAAATGTTCAGCCGCAGATGAGGAACTTCAGCGATTAAATGATTGCCTATCTTTAAAAGACAATGAGATCTCATCATTGAAACAGAGGCTCAAGTCGCAGAAGGACAACCATAAACAAACACTTGCTGATATTGATATCAATAAAATGCAAGAAATGTACATGGCAAAAAGTTTAAGTGATTCACTAAGGAAGTCCAAAAAATGA
- the LOC100183502 gene encoding spermatogenesis-associated protein 24 isoform X1: MQVQKIEMNEPENTEDLRRSGSSCSGASISSYSLVQSTMKDLFHVQQNTLERVRQTAERQKQNYVSKSEYEEVAFSLEHERLEHSKTKLILEQEGEKLKYAQNQIEILKEQMSKAAKEHDTIAKTLQSKSSRETKRCDYLLEKCSAADEELQRLNDCLSLKDNEISSLKQRLKSQKDNHKQTLADIDINKMQEMYMAKSLSDSLRKSKK; this comes from the exons ATGCAAG TCCAAAAAATTGAGATGAATGAACCAGAAAATACTGAAGATCTTCGGCGAAGTGGGAGTTCTTGTTCAGGGGCAAGCATCTCTTCGTATTCCTTGGTTCAAAGCACAATGAAAGATCTCTTCCATGTTCAACAGAACACATTGGAAAGGGTCCGGCAAACTGCAGAGCGACAGAAACAAAACTACGTCTCAAAATCTGAATATGAAGAAGTCGCATTTAGTTTAGAACATGAAAGATTGGAACACTCGAAAACCAAACTTATCTTGGAGCAAGAGGGAGAAAAACTGAAGTATGCACAGAATCAAATTGAGATCTTGAAGGAACAAATGAGCAAGGCAGCAAAAGAGCATGATACTATTGCTAAAACCCTGCAAAGTAAATCTTCAAGGGAGACCAAGAGATGTGATTATCTGTTGGAGAAATGTTCAGCCGCAGATGAGGAACTTCAGCGATTAAATGATTGCCTATCTTTAAAAGACAATGAGATCTCATCATTGAAACAGAGGCTCAAGTCGCAGAAGGACAACCATAAACAAACACTTGCTGATATTGATATCAATAAAATGCAAGAAATGTACATGGCAAAAAGTTTAAGTGATTCACTAAGGAAGTCCAAAAAATGA